Proteins encoded together in one Dasypus novemcinctus isolate mDasNov1 chromosome 9, mDasNov1.1.hap2, whole genome shotgun sequence window:
- the C9H1orf174 gene encoding UPF0688 protein C1orf174 homolog, which produces MRSRQLAGGVRTSARLRGRSCSAPALASAQEVDVTKTAKTVCLTSSSHKATDRRTSKKFKYDKDNLVKSELQKLVTKSDSVSLPKITPEASCENEPLEFAGNSVLCRGNEVGAPMPQEGENLPLGHHGIVGNSSLTKTGDGLSLPELRASAEAEACESSSTGRDKLALEAEHIQKPLFQMDNSIFLDDDSNQPMPVSRFFGNVELMQDLPPVSLSCPSMSRREFRKMHFRAKDDDDDDDAEM; this is translated from the exons ATGAGGAGCCGGCAG CTGGCAGGTGGCGTGCGCACTTCAGCACGCCTGAGAGGCAGAAGTTGTTCGGCGCCCGCCTTGGCCTCTGCACAGGAAGTGGACGTCACCAAAACTGCCAAGACAGTATGTCTG acTTCCTCATCACACAAAGCTACGGACAGGCGAACATCCAAGAAGTTCAAGTATGATAAAGATAATCTTGTGAAATCAGAGTTACAGAAACTAGTAACTAAAAGTGATAGTGTTTCCTTGCCAAAAATTACACCTGAGGCCTCTTGTGAAAATGAGCCTCTGGAGTTTGCTGGAAACAGTGTGTTGTGTCGGGGAAATGAAGTTGGTGCCCCCATGCCACAGGAGGGTGAAAACCTTCCCCTCGGCCACCACGGAATTGTGGGTAACAGTAGCCTGACAAAGACTGGAGATGGCCTGTCCCTCCCAGAACTCAGAGCCAGTGCAGAAGCAGAAGCATGTGAGAGCAGCTCCACAGGGCGGGATAAGTTAGCCCTGGAGGCAGAGCACATCCAGAAGCCATTATTTCAGATGGACAACAGCATCTTTTTAGACGATGACAGCAATCAGCCAATGCCAGTGAGTCGGTTCTTTGGAAATGTTGAGCTCATGCAG GACCTTCCACCAGTGTCTTTATCTTGTCCTTCAATGAGCAGACGAGAATTCAGAAAAATGCATTTCAGAGCCAAAGATGATGATGACGACGATGATGCAGAAATGTAG